One stretch of Roseimicrobium sp. ORNL1 DNA includes these proteins:
- a CDS encoding class I SAM-dependent methyltransferase: protein MHAGTAELYDAIYTRMKDYRGEAEKVRTWIEKLRPGARSVLDVACGTGEHAKHLCADYQIDGLDLNGDYLAAAHQKNPQGQHEVADMTCFDLQKKYDAVLCLFSAIGYALTVEKLNAAIRCMADHLAPQGALIVEPWLTPEKWKAGRPHLVSFEEENFKICRMNTTGVRGERTSFMQFHYLVGRPEGVTHFTEDHELGLFTKAEMLDAFRNAGLKPEHDEAGIFGRGLYFARKTGA, encoded by the coding sequence ATGCACGCTGGAACTGCTGAGCTTTATGACGCCATCTACACCCGGATGAAGGACTACCGGGGAGAGGCGGAGAAGGTGCGCACTTGGATCGAGAAGCTCAGGCCGGGGGCGCGGAGTGTTCTGGATGTCGCTTGCGGCACGGGGGAGCATGCGAAGCATCTCTGCGCAGACTATCAGATCGATGGGCTGGACTTGAATGGGGACTACCTTGCGGCGGCGCACCAGAAGAATCCCCAGGGGCAGCATGAGGTGGCGGACATGACGTGCTTTGATCTGCAGAAGAAGTACGATGCGGTGCTTTGTCTGTTCAGCGCGATTGGCTACGCCTTGACGGTGGAAAAGCTGAATGCGGCGATCCGGTGCATGGCCGATCATCTGGCTCCGCAGGGAGCGCTGATCGTAGAACCGTGGCTCACACCTGAAAAATGGAAGGCAGGGCGTCCGCATCTGGTTTCGTTCGAAGAAGAGAACTTCAAGATTTGCCGGATGAACACCACGGGAGTCCGTGGGGAGCGGACTTCGTTCATGCAGTTCCACTACCTGGTCGGGCGTCCTGAAGGAGTCACCCATTTCACGGAGGACCATGAGCTGGGACTTTTCACCAAAGCAGAGATGCTGGATGCGTTCCGGAACGCAGGCCTGAAGCCGGAGCATGATGAGGCGGGGATCTTCGGGAGGGGGCTTTATTTTGCGCGGAAGACCGGTGCGTGA